The window CCGCAGCGGCTGGCCGACCGCGGCATCGTTACGATCGCCACCAGTTCTTATTCGCAAGTTATTCACAGCATACGATTATACAAGCCCGCCGTCATACACGCCCATTTCAGCGGCTATATCGTCCCCGCAACGCTGGCGGCACTAGCTCGTGAGGCGAAAGTTTTCTGGCACATCCATTCGAAGTTGGAGTCCCCGGGCTCGGCGCTCAAGCGCGCCGCGCGCACGATGAAGTTCGCCGGGCTGGCGCGAAGAACCGATCGAGTGTTTGCGGTCTCCGCGACACTCTGCCCATCACTGGTGGATGCGGGCATCGCACCGGGTAAAATCAGCGTCGTAGCTAACGGCGTTGACTTTGAGTATTTCCGCGAGCCGGACGAGGGGGAGCGCCGGTGCGCTCGACACTTCTTTGGGATCGAAGAGCACGAGCGCACGATTCTTTTTTTTGGGCGCGACGGGCACGTCAAAGGCGCCGACTTTTTGGCTGCCGCCCTGCGCGAACGCCCCGAACCCGTAACGGTGCTCTGTGTCGCGTCCCCGGCTGCGGTAACCGGGCTGTTGCCACCACACGTGCGCGTGATCGATGCCGGCACGCTCCAGGACGTACGCCCGGCAATGTGGGCGGCAGATGTGCTTGCGATGCCGAGCCGAACCGAGGGCCTCCCATTGGCGCTCTTAGAGGCTCGCGGCAGTGGATTGCCCGCCGTCGTTTCGCGAATAGATGCATTCGATCGCTTCTCTTCACAAGATCGTGCGACCGTTCGAGCCGAGGCTCGGGACCCGCGTGCGTTCGCCGACGCACTCTTTGCTCAGTTCGGGAGGCCGCGCGTCGCCCTTCCGCTGCCCGTACGCCACGCACATTCCCTCGCAACGTGGGCCGATCGGATCATTGAAGCGTATGGATTCACCTAGCACGTTGCGCGTGATGCATGTCGTCTCGCGGCTCGGATACTATGGCGCCGAGAATTTCGTGCGCGAACTCGTCCTAGCGCAAGGAGCGGCCGATATACGCGCGGCGGTGCTGACGATGTATGATAGCCCGCTGCCATCGCCACCGGAGTTACTCGAGCTTCCGGTGCGCAGGAGCGGGACGGGACATCTGACGTTCCTGCCGCGCTTGATCGGGACAATTCGGGCTTTTCGCCCGGACCTCGTCCATACGCACGTCCACAACGGAAAGTACTGGGGCCGCGCCGCCGCTGTTGCGGCCGGGGTTCGTGCGATCGTTCATACGGAGCATAATAGCGACTTTCACTGCGGGCCCGTCGCTCGTTTCGGGAACCGGATCCTTCATCCGCTTACAAACCGTATTGCAGTCTTCACGCAAAGCCAAGCCATGGCGTTGCTGCAGGCGGAGCCCCTGCGACCCGACCAGCTCGCCATCATCCCGAACGGCATCTGTCCCGAGCCGCCGGCGAGCGCATCCGATCGCGCGCGCGTTCGCAGCGGGCTCGACCTAGCGCCGGACGATGTGGTGGTCTTTCACGTCGGCCGCCTAATGGCGGTGAAGAACCAGCAACTGGCACTACGCGCATTTTCGATCCTCACGACATCGCTTCCACGGGCACGGCTCGTCTTTCTCGGCGACGGTAGCGATCGACCCGCGCTCGAACGCGAGCGCGACGCCCTCGGCTTGGGCGCGAGCGTAACGTTTCTCGGCTTCCGGCCCAACGTGCGCGAACTGCTGGCCGCAGCCGACGCGCTGCTCGTCACGTCAACCAACGAAGCGATGCCGATTGCGGCGCTCGAAGCGCTCTTCGCGGGGGTGCCCGTCGTCAGCACGCCGTGGAGCGGTGTTGACGAGGTCTTGCTCGGGTCCGGCGCGATCGCCGCGGGGTGGTCGCCGATCGACGTCGAGCGCGCGCTCTTCGGCATATTAAGCGATCCCATCCGCCGCGGCCAAGTCATAGAACGCGGATTGCAACTGGCGAACGAGCGCTACGGAATCGGCGCCACGGCGATGGCCTATCGACGCCTCTACGACAACGTACTCGCGTCGGTTACCGAGCGAAGCGCGCGCAAAGCTCACGCATGATCCCGCGCCGCTCGAACCTTTCCCGAACGTAGGCCTGGCCACGCCGGCCCATGGCGTCTCGCCGGCCGGGATCCGCGGCGAGTTGCTGCAACACCGTCGCTAATTCCCGCCCATCACCCGGGCGAACGACCACGGCCCCTCCGCTGGCCCTTGCCAATGAAGCGGCTTCGCCCTCGGCGCAGACCACGACCGGAAGCGCGAGAGCGAACGCATCGAACATTTTCGAAGGTATCGTATCGATCAGCCCGGCACGCAGCGGCACGATCGCCACGCTGGCCTCGGCCAGTTCGCGCATCGCATCTGCGCGCGGCAGCGAGCCCGTCATACACACGTTTTCCAGCCGCCCTTCCTGGATGCGCCTACGCACGCGCGCGGCATCGGCACCGTCGCCCACGATCGTAAATTCGATCGGTTCGTTCCGTAACAAGCCGGCCGCGTCCAGCACGACATCGATGCCGGTCGCGATCCCGAGATTGCCGGCAAATACCGCGCGAAACCGCTCTCGGCGCGAGCGGTCGAAATCGGAAAAAGAAGCATCGTCAAAGCCGTTCGGGGCCAAGACGAGGCGAGAGCGCTCGACCCCGCGGACGACGATTTGCTCGAGCGCGGTCTGCGTCACCGCAACCACGAGGCGCGAGGCCCGGTACAAGGCGCCGGCGAGCCCCCCCACGGCGCGCTCCACGAGCGAGCCTTCGCGCCATTCGCCCATAGCAACGGCAACATCGGGGAAGACGTCACGTACGTCGGTTACGAGCATGCATCGATGGCGCAGCCGGCCGATCAGTGCCGGCAACGCCAACGTGATCGGCGGGACAGTCACCACAATACTGT of the Candidatus Dormiibacterota bacterium genome contains:
- a CDS encoding glycosyltransferase family 4 protein → MTEITVLHALDYPAEKPGSFIAGIEALALRLRDRHVRSVVALPLRAFSMQWPQRLADRGIVTIATSSYSQVIHSIRLYKPAVIHAHFSGYIVPATLAALAREAKVFWHIHSKLESPGSALKRAARTMKFAGLARRTDRVFAVSATLCPSLVDAGIAPGKISVVANGVDFEYFREPDEGERRCARHFFGIEEHERTILFFGRDGHVKGADFLAAALRERPEPVTVLCVASPAAVTGLLPPHVRVIDAGTLQDVRPAMWAADVLAMPSRTEGLPLALLEARGSGLPAVVSRIDAFDRFSSQDRATVRAEARDPRAFADALFAQFGRPRVALPLPVRHAHSLATWADRIIEAYGFT
- a CDS encoding glycosyltransferase, translating into MDSPSTLRVMHVVSRLGYYGAENFVRELVLAQGAADIRAAVLTMYDSPLPSPPELLELPVRRSGTGHLTFLPRLIGTIRAFRPDLVHTHVHNGKYWGRAAAVAAGVRAIVHTEHNSDFHCGPVARFGNRILHPLTNRIAVFTQSQAMALLQAEPLRPDQLAIIPNGICPEPPASASDRARVRSGLDLAPDDVVVFHVGRLMAVKNQQLALRAFSILTTSLPRARLVFLGDGSDRPALERERDALGLGASVTFLGFRPNVRELLAAADALLVTSTNEAMPIAALEALFAGVPVVSTPWSGVDEVLLGSGAIAAGWSPIDVERALFGILSDPIRRGQVIERGLQLANERYGIGATAMAYRRLYDNVLASVTERSARKAHA
- a CDS encoding glycosyltransferase family 4 protein — encoded protein: MKVAVLSHFCAPEPCAASHRVSALCAALLECGHDVTVITGFKSFPAGKLDASDRHVLHRVEYRGGLRIVRLLTLDPARAHGGRLVSWVASAIASSIYLLLTRERFDSIVVTVPPITLALPALIGRLRHRCMLVTDVRDVFPDVAVAMGEWREGSLVERAVGGLAGALYRASRLVVAVTQTALEQIVVRGVERSRLVLAPNGFDDASFSDFDRSRRERFRAVFAGNLGIATGIDVVLDAAGLLRNEPIEFTIVGDGADAARVRRRIQEGRLENVCMTGSLPRADAMRELAEASVAIVPLRAGLIDTIPSKMFDAFALALPVVVCAEGEAASLARASGGAVVVRPGDGRELATVLQQLAADPGRRDAMGRRGQAYVRERFERRGIMRELCARFAR